CTCTACGATAGGCTGGTACTTGTTCTTCCGATCTAACCTTTTCATCAAGTCATGCCCAGATTCTGCTAGCCATGACGGTATTGTATTCCCATTTGGAGATCGACATGTGTGCACGAACATCCTTTCATGCGGCGTACAGTTAGTTGCGGTACACAACAGTGAACGAATGGAATGCAGCACGACAGGTAGGTATTGTTCCCAAGTCTCAATAGGTGCTTCATGTGATTCACAGGCCAGTTGAATAGCTTACCAGACAGTAGAATTCAACTTCTCCACTTGACCATTTTCTTGAGGATTATAAGCAGTAGTTCTACTTGTTGCGATTCCCCTGGAGTGGAGAAACTCTTTGACTTCAGCTGATAGAAATTGAGTCCCTTTATCCGAAtgagagaggtataaccttctactcctcataatacagggtaagatctcCGGAAGGAGATGCCCAGGCCGAcaaagaacatcctggctccgaaatctccgggaatggtatcaagagaccaccgctaatttatttagagccgccgtaaacaaagttattattgccaatatgatcgccaacgttcgataatcggacagggcactgaaagaagaagaagatccgaATGAGTGTATGCAGGCATTCCAAACATCAtgaataagttatttaaattcttGATTACTGTTTTGGCATTAATGTCACTGCATGGGAAAGCAAATGGGAATCTGGAATACTTATCTATTACCGTAAGAATATAACGATTATTGGTATTCGAAGGCACTGGTCCTTAGTCAATACTAAGGCGTTCGAAGGAAGATGTGGCTTTTATAAGCTTTGGAAAAAGTCCCTCATTCTTAAAGTACCTCGGCTTAATTTTAGCACATACCCCACAGTCACGAGTCATAGTCTTGACTTCATTGAGAGAGAAAGGCAAATTCTTTGATTTTATCCAATGCAACATACGTGTTACCCCTGGATGACAAAGTGCAGTGTGAAGTGACTTGAGTTTTGATGCACCTGCCGCCGTGGTAGTAGCACAAGAGCAGATGAGCGATAAAGCATCCGCTGCTTGGTTGTCTTTTCCTGGTCGATACACAATGTCATATTTATAAGGTGCCAACTCAAGtcgccatctttgtattttctcattTTTAATCTTGCTGGAATGCTTCGTGTTGAACACAAATGTTACAGACTTTCGATCAGTAATGATTGTGAAAGCCTTTCCTATAAGAAAATGGCGCCACATCTTTAGAGATTCAACAATAGCGTATGCTTCTTTCTCCACAGCAGAATGGTTCAGCTCACTAGAGTTAAGTGATCTTAAAAAGAAAGCAACGGGTCTGGAATCCTGACTCAAGGTAGCAGCAATTGAGTGTTCTGAAGCATCAGTTTCAATAACAAATGGCATATTTTCGTTGATCGCGTGAACAGATGACTTTGCAACTATAGATTTCAGATTTTCAAAACAAGATAAAGCATCTTCGTTCAATGGAAAATTGTTGACATGAGCTAATGTGTGGACCCTTTCGTAAAATTTgggaatccattttgaataatgGGCAAACATACCTAATAACCTTCTGTAAGATGCAGCGTCATTCGGTGGAGGCATTTTTAATAAGGTTTGTAGTCTGCTAGCATCGGGCTTTATGACATGGTTTGGTTCTATAGTATAACCAAGTAAGTTTATTACTGTTTGATTGAATTTGCTCTTGGTTTTGTTTAGCGTCAAGCCATATTTGTCTGTGGCCTTCAGAAAGTTCTCAAGATTTTTGTCATGTTCTACCTtcgtcttaccacaaacagttatgtCATCAAGGTAGGCATATATCCCTTCAAGGTTTTCTGTGCGTATGAGCCAGTCGATTATTCTTTGCAAACTGGCTATACCATTGGTAACACCAAACGGAATGCGACAAAATTGGTACAGTTTCCCAGCGGCTTCAAAAGCTGTGTACATCTATTCATGTGGAAGTATTGGAACCCGATGGTATGTACTTTGGAAATTTATTGCACTAAAGACAGTGAATTGTGGTACATCGGACACCATTTCCTCGATATTTGGCAGTGGATAGGCTTCAAATTGAGTGAATCGATTAATTGTTTGAGAATAATTAACGACAAGCCGCTTCTTGTGAGTTTCGTTTTTGGTGATAAACACTTGCGCTCTCCAAGGGGACTGACTTTCTTCAATAATGCCGTCATTTAAAAGCTTCTTTacctcatttttaataaaaatctgatCTTCAGCACCATGCCTGCGCGGTTTTACTGCGATAGGTTTACAATTTGAAGTCAGGTTACAAAATAAAGGAACTGCAGGTACTGAGGCTTCAACTACACTACATACCTTGAATACTTCTTTAGGTCCTCCAAATTTAAACTCTAGACTTGAGTGGTTAGATAGAACATCATGACCAATTATAATAACAGCACAGAGATTTTtaaatataagtaaattaatGTTGTCGTAGGAGTGGtcaccaattttaatattttgagtaGTCACATCTTTAACTTCAGATGTGTGTGATAATGAGGCCATAGAAACAGTCTAAGTACAAGGCTTCCTAAGGAATTTGCACAGGTTAGCAAAGTCTTCATTAATAAAACTGACAGAGCTACCAGTATTTATAAGGGCATCAGCACGAAGGCCTTTTATAGATGCAGGCACTATAGCTTTTTTCAATGAAGCAGGAGTAGCAGCAATAATGCAGGCTGTGCAGTTATCATAGCCTTCAAATACGTTGGCAGATGCACTAGTGCTCTTGGAGCGGCAAACCTTTGCAAAGTGTCCGTTTTTATTACAGGATTTTCAGATGGATTCCCGAGCAGGACAGTTCTTCCTTGAATGTATTGGCCCACTACAGAAAAAACATTTGTGTCCCGACCTAGAAGAGTTAGCAGAGTTGGTAGCAGCTGTCACAGTGACACATTCAGAATTTGTTGGAGAGCTCTGTGACTCAAATTGATAGTTACCAGGTAGCTCACTAAGTGTCGAATGTTGATTTGAATAAACCTGAGAGTTGAGTTCTGCCATTTCCATTGAAATAACTATattgtaagtttcttttaaagttAGTGTTGAATTCTCTAATAATCCGGATCGTATCTTTGTGGATGTCATTCCAGCGATAAAAGCTCCACGGCATGTATCATTTTTATAAGTATCAGCATCTACAGCAGTAAAATTGCAGTCTTTTGCTAACTGATTTAAAGATTGCATGTAAGAATCGATAGACTCATCTGTTTGTTGTCGTCTAGTGGTTAGTATGTGTCGAGCATGAATAGTATTGTTTGGTTTGATGTATATTTTGTCAAGAATTTGAATGGATTCGTTTTAAGTGTTACAATcgcttatatatgtatatactcgTGGCGAAACATAATTTATTAACAGTTGTAGCTTATTATCATTAATATCTAGGGGTGGTACAGCAGCACCATCGGCAGAAACAGCGGGAGTGACAATATGGGCAGCTAAAAAGTTCATTAAAAAGTTCTTTTCCAATGGTCCCATTCCTTTGCTGTTGATTTCACAGATGGATCCCCGTCGAACCTCTCGGGTCTTGGAtacttctccatttatgttgattaaattgaaatgataaagcaaaacctaggatataaggttttaatcaacataaattgtacacataatgttaacaaaaacaatagaaattaatatggcagtgacagtgacttcTGTCAAAAACTGACAGCATAAAGTTGCCTACAATATTCGAAGTCTACAGCCAAAGCAATACCAAGGAGGTTAATAtcacatcatatatatatatatatatatatatatatatatatatatatatatatatatatatatatataccggtatttaggcggtacgcccttccggtagtgatctatggaggagtatcaccgagcctcaagcccttatctcttgccgtgctgctccaccataggccgatcagacaccagcatattctagtctaagccgcagattcatttagaattttaaactggtgcgttagcctttttgttttctgtacaccgagctggggatcgaactcacatccactgaaccactcgcagtgaagcgaatgagaaccggccgcacagcccgcttggctatctgaccgaccaaATAGCAATATATGCAATATATATGCAAATAGCAATATATTTAGTGGGATGGCTCGAGGTACACGACGGCTCAAAGTACATGACCCTCTCCTATGTCAGGAGGAAATTTCGTTAAATTTGATGGTACTGTTAATGCTGATGTTCAAGCTTTTCTCTACAATATAATCACTTTTAAGGGCTGTTCCCAAATAAGTGATGAGAATGGTTTTCGTGGTTTATCCATGCTGCTTAATGGTTTTGCTACATAGTGGCAAGGTATTAAAAATACAATGCTCACATGAGAAGATGATGTACAAAAAACTTCAGCCTCATTTAATATTTCGAGAAGTATTCTCGTGTGAACAAAATTCTAGTGAATCTAGTGAATTATTTGTTTCTCATATTCGAGCTTTCTTTACACAATTACCTTATGCCCTAACTGAAGAGGTTCAGTTGGATATGGGTTATGGCTTATTGGTACGTAACTACCAACTCTGATCGTCAACAAAAACCTCAATCAAATCAAGAAATTCAGACCAAAGTGTAAATTTTGTAAACATTTTGGCCATATTCAGTCAGAATGTAGAAAATTTAACATTAGTCAAAAGACTAAGCAATCGATGACTTCTAATTCTAATGATTCAGTTAGCATGTATGTATCTCCTGGCCGATACGAATCCTAGCACTTCAAATGTACCTTCTCAACTTTCTTCCAGTGTAGTTTGTTACAGTTGCAATTAATACTCCTGTGTATGTTTGCACAAATTCTATTACCACAAAAGCAGCCTCTTCTGTAGAGCGTCTTTTAGCAAAAACTAACAATTTGAATAATCATTCCCTCTATCCAAGACGTGTCTTTGGTTTGAGTGATTGCGCATATGTTGATACTGGAGCTAAACGTACTATAGCTGGAATTAAACTTTACAatcattttttaaacaaatgcCTACACTATGTTTCCAAGGATATGAGTTTAGTGCTTGCTGAGGGTGTAAGCCGTACGCTAACTGCTCGTATTTTTGAGTGTTCGGTTCTCCTATAAGATAGATCCGTACCTAcaacttttgtttattttctgAGCACACATTAGCTAAAACTCTGCTCGGCATAGACTTCTAAAAAAATGCTGACATTATTATTAATATCTCTCAAATGAAATTCTTATTTGCCGATTCTCTTGATATTTGGCATTCATTCCTGCAATGCTTCAATTAATCTTCTTGAACTTACATTACGACAGGATAAAGCTTCACAAAACTTCTGAACGTAGCactttacaatgttttataaATCAGTAAAGTGGAGTTTTGATGTAACATAATGAACCTACACCATTTGCTGAGCCTTGTATTAATTTAACCATTGATATTTTAATCGCTGTGCCTCCTTATAGAACAACTCCTCAGAAAGCGGAAATACTGAAAAATGAAATCCATCATTTATTGGAAAAGGAAATCATTGATAAATACAACTCGATAAAAACAGACACTTCGTTCAGACACTGTTTATGACAACACTAGATTTGAAAAGTGGTTATTATCAAACATGTGTTCATCCATCAGATCGAGATAAAACTTCTTTTATTACTCCGTTTAGTATTTTTAGATTCAGTCGTATGTCTTTTGGTCTCCGAAACGCGCCTGCTAGTTTCTAAAGGCTTATTGGTCGTTTTTGTAGCGGATTACCAAGTATTACTATTTTGGCATGTTTAGATGATATTTATTCTATCTAGCTCGTTTGAAAATCATCTTAAAGATCTCGCTAATGTGTTTTAAAGGTTACAAGTATTTAAGTTGTCTGTATtacaaaatgtatttttttgtgcTCTTCTGTCAAGTATTTAGGGCACCTTTTGACGCCCAATGGAATTGCTCCTGATCCTGGAAGAAAATCAGCAATTGCTGAAATGCCTATTCCATTCAatgttaaacatattttataatttttataaacttGCAGTTGGTTTCGACGTTTTGTGCCAAACTTCACAGGTATATCCAAGCCTCTTTCAGACTTACCTAACTAAGAAGAATGTAGCATTTGTTTGGGGACCGGCACAAAACTAGGCTTATGAAACTTTTAAAGAATTACTTACGCAAGCTCCTATGCGACAAGCAACTTTTATAATCTCATTTGTAATATAAACAGACGCAAGTTCATACGTAGTTAGCTAATGGCTTCTTCAGAGGGAGGGAGAAAATGAAAAGCCGATAGAGTGTGCAAGTCGCTTACTCACAATCAGCTAGTTAGCTAGttgactataaaattaatatataatttttttaggaACTCGGTAAAGAAAATCAAATTCTGAAAAATCTTCAAAAACGACAAGATAAAGCACTTTCAAAGtaagtcatgttattgtttaaatgaaatgttttgtatttgttttatttttaacagGCACTTTTTTGCTGTcctaaataagtaaaaatatatgTAGATATATTGATATCTAATAATTTTGTTCTAGATACGAGAACACCAATGCTGATCTTCCCCGTCTAATTCGGTCTCATGAAGAACAACTCCGAATTATTACAGAAAAAAACAAAGCACAACGAATAAAAATCAAAGAACTAACCGACCTACTAAAAATACGTGACGAAGAGCATCTGCGAACACAAGAAAAACTAATTCATTTGGAAAAACTCAACAAAGACAAACGGCTCATTGACAGGGAAAAAATGTTGGAACAAATCGAGGATTTGCAGGTTAAACTAAAAAACACAGACGACGTTAATAGGATACTCAATAGAAAGTTGACGTTAGAAACGAAAACAGCAAAACAGAGATTGAACAATGAGTCAATGAAATTACGACTAGCACAGAAGGACCTGGCACAGGCTTTGGCAGAAATTGACCGTTTGACTTCACTTTTGgaggttaaatttttttaaatgaattatactagggcggtccgataagtacctagcctacaaaataaaaacgaaaattttggacAGGTGGCGATAGTCTACTTTTAGCTCTATATACTCGACCCAGCGATGCTTCAACTTTCCGTCTGACAAATACGTTTTCTCGAGGTCTGCAAAGTAGGCTTCCGCGGCGGCAATGACCACTTGTTTCGACTAAAATTTCTGCCCGGCGAGTGCATTTTTcaagtttggaaacaaaaagaagtcaCACAGGGTCAAATCTAGAGAATATGGTGGATGGGGCAACAGTTCGTAGCCCAATTCAACCAATTTCGCCATGGCGATGGCGGAGGTATGAGCGGGTCTGTTGTCATGGTGGACGAGCACTTTTTTCTTCGCTAAAAGGGGTCATTTTTTCTGCAATTTCGCGTCGAATCGGCCCAATAATTCGACGTAATAGAGCCATGTGACCGTTATGACATTCTCCAGGTGATCGACGGAGATCACCCCTTGTGTATCCCTGAAAATGGTGGCCATCACCTTTTCGTTCGATAGGACAGTTTTCACCTCTTTCGGAGAACGTTCGTCGAGTGCCGCCAATGTTTCGACTGTTTTTTGGTCTCTGGTGTGTACAATGGATTCATGTTTCGTCAACGGTTACGAAAAAACGTAGAAACTTCTTCGGATTATGCTTAAATAGTAGCGTCAAACACTGTTCTGAAGTGGTTTCACGGTTGAGGTTGTCAGGAGTGAGCAAACGCGGCAATCATCGCGCCGACAGCTTTCTTATACTCAAAATTTGACGCAGGATATGACATACTCAGTCTTTTGAGATACCTACTGTCTCAGCTATCTACCTTCAGTCGGCGGTCTGCCAATATGAGATCTTGGACTTTTGTCGTAGCCGATTTCGGGGTACCTGGGCGTGGCTCATCAAAAACCGACGTGCGACCACGTTGAAActcgttaaaccaatttttgagGGTTGTCATCGAAGGAGAAGAGTCACCGTACACAACATCCAAGCGCTCTTTGATTTCGCTGCGCGATTTCTCTTGCAAAAACAAGAATCGGATCACCGACCGATATTGCTCTTCTTCCATTTTTCCGAAATCCGCGGACACGCCCGCTTTCACACGGGGTCAAAACAAAACTACGAGTCTGATTAGGCTAAAATTTTAACATTAGCCATCTACGAGAATGTATTATACGATATTAGATTGCTCTTGAGATAGTGGCGGCATCGAGCggtgaggctaagtacttatcggaccgcctACGTAATCTTTAAATGGATATTACCAATTAtacattcaaaaatttttaatttttgacatttttgtcTTCATTGCATTTTTAAACAGTTTCATGAGATCCGGGGCAAAAGAATATTCTGAGATTTCTGGGGTTGAAATCTGCTGTGTCTTcctgagtttttttttatttttcttgcatACCTCATAAGTTTAATATATACTAATACAATTTGTATTTTACATTATTGTGACCAATGTATGACAATCTAGGTTATTTCCTTTACTTATTAAAGACATATACTTTActaataatttactatttttagacAAGAGAAAATGTGGTACATCCACGCAAAAACAGATTTAATAGGCTAACAAATCAATCCATATCCATGACAACATTAGGTTCAATTCCTCAaccattaaaaacaaaaaactcgGATAATAAAAGAGACAGACTGTCAATGATAGCAGATAATGAGCATATCAAATTACcagttacaaatataaagttGGAACCGATAAAGTATATTAAAACTGAAGAGTCATCTAGAAAATTTAACGACATGCTTAATATACCATCGGAAGTTATTAAAAACAGACTTTCAAGTGGGTCCAAATCGAGAGAAAGTGGTGAATCGGAAAATTGTTCAGAACTATCATTCGGTCCTTTCGAAACATACAACGAAGAAAAAAACAGTTTTGATGATGTTAAAACTAGCTCGGCAGAGAAGAGTGAAAGAGACGTTA
The genomic region above belongs to Diabrotica undecimpunctata isolate CICGRU chromosome 8, icDiaUnde3, whole genome shotgun sequence and contains:
- the LOC140448465 gene encoding uncharacterized protein, which encodes MTSCSSSVSVTVNKSPNSDASRSKSCESVCTSNSSCYLQRRKAKNPLMYPLRSTYTKMTSNITNSVRQRVLSAKLLKLRSIQSQLNDANYHLTELGKENQILKNLQKRQDKALSKYENTNADLPRLIRSHEEQLRIITEKNKAQRIKIKELTDLLKIRDEEHLRTQEKLIHLEKLNKDKRLIDREKMLEQIEDLQVKLKNTDDVNRILNRKLTLETKTAKQRLNNESMKLRLAQKDLAQALAEIDRLTSLLETRENVVHPRKNRFNRLTNQSISMTTLGSIPQPLKTKNSDNKRDRLSMIADNEHIKLPVTNIKLEPIKYIKTEESSRKFNDMLNIPSEVIKNRLSSGSKSRESGESENCSELSFGPFETYNEEKNSFDDVKTSSAEKSERDVKTRSSDTSSSDHNNKSTDGTQSDTSEERMEKINSNLNETVKNAAQNIESEFQNKLGTYCSDVVANVRKCSEQLECQKKSLKLYKKDTDILLNTFEKTTKLEDNLKDSFVNFDPLNDDFLKDILSDNYTTKSKKDRNGNVKKQEKFSVCDRKKLLNTLKAIDAGDSIEIIDEIPTHNLKEIDQIIG